From Vespula vulgaris chromosome 11, iyVesVulg1.1, whole genome shotgun sequence, the proteins below share one genomic window:
- the LOC127067540 gene encoding pH-sensitive chloride channel 2, whose amino-acid sequence MTLGGRVFLFVFLLYSLPKVLFANVADIAGICPTMKIAGSVTQTELLQELTHDCRYDKMARPPGQINSSDPIKVYTRVYIYILRSNMAKTLQFGVNMMLQFRYVDRRLEFSDIAPNLTQIYGGKVAHDLIWTPSVYVANERSSAVVGNSVKDLLISINPSGMVVLNTRMEAILNCGLRLEKFPFDVQECPLAFESWTYNVQDMELVWDEDPIVLADELHLTEYKLVEKWVNQSQVSYTTAQQHYGHFAGNFSSITITFKLAREMGFFMMDYYIPSILIVVISWVSFWLHMDAGPPRIVLGTNTILTFMTLASKVENSLPKVSYIKASEIWFLGCTIFLFSAMVEFAFVNTIYRRKKNVPLKKVNSKYILKSTLTPKLARKQFQKNTVGLERSRSWSSLDNGTVSEQDYSSQNYLTVHSFPSTINIPSVKIEEDKDQECSVGSIMTIDSTPPPKPFTRRPTLAQLHNFTTMTPQEIAQWIDRRSRIVFPVAFIIFNILYWSFIWI is encoded by the exons ATGACTCTTGGAGGAagagtttttttatttgtgtttcttttgtattccCTACCAAAAGTATTATTTGCAAATGTAGCTGATAT aGCAGGAATTTGCCCAACTATGAAAATTGCTGGCAGTGTTACACAAACTGAACTTTTACAAGAATTAACCCATGATTGTCGTTACGACAAAATGGCTAGACCACCGGGTCAAATTAATTCTTCTGATCCCATAAAAGTTTATACaagagtatacatatatatacttagatCAAATATGGCTAAAACTCTG cAATTTGGTGTAAATATGATGTTACAATTTCGGTACGTGGATAGACGATTGGAATTCTCAGATATTGCACCAAATTTAACTCAAATATATGGCGGAAAAGTGGCACATGATCTAATTTGGACACCTTCCGTGTATGTAGCTAATGAACGAAGTTCTGCTGTTGTGGGAAATAGTGTTAAAGATTTGCTGATCTCCATTAATCCATCCGGGATGGTTGTTTTGAATACCAG aaTGGAGGCAATTCTTAATTGTGGACTTCGTTTAGAAAAATTCCCATTTGATGTACAGGAGTGCCCACTAGCTTTCGAAAGCT GGACATACAATGTACAAGATATGGAACTGGTTTGGGATGAAGATCCAATTGTGCTTGCCGATGAGTTACATTTAACCGAGTATAAACTCGTAGAAAAATGGGTAAACCAGTCTCAAGTCTCATATACCACTGCGCAACAGCATTATGGTCATTTTG CTGGTAATTTCAGCTCAATTACCATAACATTTAAGTTAGCTCGTGAAATGGGATTCTTTATGATGGATTATTATATACCGTCCATATTAATCGTTGTTATATCTTGGGTATCCTTTTGGTTACACATGGATGCAGGTCCTCCTCGAATTGTTTTAG GAACAAATACGATATTGACATTTATGACTCTTGCATCTAAAGTAGAAAATTCTTTACCAAAGGTATCTTATATAAAAGCCAGTGAGATTTGGTTTCTTGGTTGTACGATATTCTTATTCTCAGCCATGGTTGAATTTGCATTCGTAAATACGATTTATAGAAGaaa AAAAAATGTGCCATTAAAAAAGGTGAACAGCAAGTATATACTCAAGTCCACTTTAACTCCAAAATTGGCAAGGaaacaatttcaaaagaataCAGTAGGTTTAGAACGATCGCGTTCTTGGTCTTCGCTCGACAACGGTACTGTCAGCGAACAAGATTATTCAAGCCAAAATTACCTCACTGTACAC AGCTTCCCGAGTACAATCAATATACCTTCGGTAAAGATCGAGGAAGATAAGGATCAAGAATGTTCCGTGGGGAGCATCATGACGATTGACAGTACTCCACCACCGAAACCTTTTACAAGAAGGCCGACCCTAGCACAATTACACAATTTCACAACTATGACGCCCCAAGAAATAGCTCAATGGATCGACCGACGAAGTAGAATAGTCTTTCCTGTGGCGTtcatcatatttaatattctatattgGTCTTTTATTTGgatttaa